One window from the genome of Micromonospora aurantiaca ATCC 27029 encodes:
- a CDS encoding phosphatase PAP2 family protein, producing the protein MDVTRTAPARLAAWQRAARELALVAVLFLAYKAGRQVVAGHAEVALANGEWVWRLERLLRLPDETLVQGPLLAHDLLVRVANSYYAYVHFPATVLCLVWLWLRRPAHYVRLRRALAALTAVALVLHVCVPLAPPRLTALTGLVDTGTRFGPSVYGPPDTDQLSNQYAAMPSLHVGWALAIAVALMAVTTGRRRRLWLLHPLVTALVVVATGNHYWLDGVVAVVLLVVILAVLPTPAPDLPTLPPGPLRPHVVPAPRRAGRRRNPKVPAAADVRLRPPGRG; encoded by the coding sequence GTGGACGTCACGCGGACCGCGCCCGCCCGCCTCGCCGCATGGCAGCGGGCCGCGCGCGAGCTGGCGCTCGTCGCTGTGCTCTTCCTGGCCTACAAGGCGGGCCGGCAGGTGGTGGCCGGGCACGCCGAGGTGGCCCTGGCCAACGGCGAGTGGGTATGGCGGCTGGAGCGGCTGCTGCGCCTGCCCGACGAGACGCTCGTGCAGGGACCGCTGCTGGCGCACGATCTGCTGGTGCGGGTGGCGAACTCCTACTACGCCTACGTGCACTTCCCGGCCACAGTGCTCTGCCTCGTCTGGCTCTGGCTGCGCCGCCCGGCCCACTACGTGCGGCTGCGGCGGGCCCTGGCAGCGCTCACCGCGGTCGCGCTGGTGCTGCACGTCTGCGTCCCGCTCGCGCCGCCACGGCTGACCGCGCTCACCGGGCTGGTCGACACCGGCACCCGGTTCGGGCCGAGCGTCTACGGACCTCCCGACACCGACCAGCTGAGCAACCAGTACGCGGCCATGCCGTCGCTGCACGTGGGCTGGGCGCTGGCGATCGCGGTGGCGCTGATGGCGGTCACCACCGGACGCCGCCGCCGGCTCTGGCTGCTTCATCCGCTGGTGACCGCGCTCGTGGTGGTGGCCACCGGCAACCACTACTGGCTCGACGGCGTCGTCGCGGTGGTGCTTCTCGTGGTGATCCTGGCCGTGCTGCCGACACCCGCACCGGACCTGCCCACGCTCCCGCCCGGACCGCTGCGCCCGCACGTGGTGCCGGCGCCGCGCCGGGCCGGCCGCCGCCGGAACCCGAAGGTCCCGGCGGCGGCCGACGTGCGGCTGCGGCCACCCGGCCGGGGCTGA